A genome region from Mugil cephalus isolate CIBA_MC_2020 chromosome 13, CIBA_Mcephalus_1.1, whole genome shotgun sequence includes the following:
- the wdfy4 gene encoding WD repeat- and FYVE domain-containing protein 4 isoform X2, with translation MALTEVQNPTLKHERINKETGELSASGELSVSVELKVEGSCMNPQLSQVLKEQLQELGIHTVSSPDHRTDHVPFEQKRKHLAKILPLYIQVCEDGGRLESLDVKRLAALTADSVIHNIHSRLEGRPAEGARQEVVRFFQRPDEDADCEIKESQGWLLLKSLLLLTADSSDILSSINPGLPAALVKCLYLLVCLPAKKENIAIEETFQEPLTQVLLQLCRHPNNAEGLVETQELQCLIIGLTSLWDQSSASWRHQASRVLKAVSAVATSNTVPSLLGKNCVRLCIQNLLHISTDVSGPLLAEVAVAVFSFIRDTYHLNPTLFAEFDANNGYKALENILKRCEEGVSLDEFQPVEELLALIASFTLLGKTELKVALCITNPQPPGFKFDPALTKGLAVKNLPAFHLLQASLLRSQDSLFCCQLLRTLQTIWERDPANFFLLEWSVQSMAQLAPCVWRKPVPAQKIFFSLLEMVVFKLNYIPHETLRALLSVLKQSWAGTVAVGMAGIEFGVVALTCFHRMTVHSGMLADVLSDWGLLELLLGELRRRAKILRKAGVVSSSKINSQQVTSVEDSDKLLTTCMLQVVSTLTLRSIKNTVSVRDLGMVPYIKIFLDEDQYRGPALSILEQLAEINPEEFMSTAIGALCSSTQQELGLKLDLLQSVLRVLESPNSWDAFRRAGGFTGLLSLVIDMEGALSDHPKGQVWTFLGHQPLLDLLLLTLHILALAVHLHTVNAHHFETGGFYERLAEALLHLGCFHTVSLDREMWDGECFGPKSLQDSPSGKSFHQFVELAEAPKAPPAPTSTQCPVLPVTLRTCLRLLSYLDQFATGTFSSQELNMGLEPEERCDGDKDKLNRPAGYEGVHSGSPLLHSGSGPPSMEDKLGNSRNRGLSSSTFCSEFQYRFTFDPIILHPGAIRVMMTLLPSVFTPEDPQLSMEVQFSLAHHIQGLVKSERNRQIMCEGRLVSTLLAQCQSILLSPNHPLHLPVTRILEKLSSQAITHLDFRKFLCLGDPLMCLLDKTVKQLECDPQVKAPFSNGQSTHTDAGSSQRTLKRTFSLLRSTASLGSAIPVHQIISLVSMTSPRTFRPHRLSSSPAFVEFDMSESGYGCLFLPSLATVKGVAADSISTGGIGGDCRGFPPAAGLSFSCWFQINRFSSACDSHPIRLLSVVRHMSRTEQQYICLSISFSAYDGCLVISTEEEAFTYLDMMEPEVCTPTSLTASLRFRCSSILVPGQWHHLVVVMAKDVKKSCLTSAYFNGKAVGTGKMKYIQPFPGQYVSMDPTAVIDVYGLIGTPAPWKEHAALVWRVGPSYLFEEALSPEAVGVMYTQGTTYLGNFLALHNTDTESVPLRLVPEERISFGINPAISTLTTVAQIREDYNEVDCRLIAKEMGIASRDHSTPVFLARNISQHLSGTARTIGAALVGRFGVRTFNPSSASNGFLFVGGPAVVLSLVAMAPDDGSLYAAVKVLLSVLETNPAMQQEMNRINGYKLLAFLLKMKSSLVSHRTFQLLQCLWSSVELSSGAGCLQNTSAFQALLCDLEVWQNTSDHLDLSVLNYFAEILKSSNDSSDATAMHRMGLLPKLLFEFSDLTVTFEKVKIISCIVTSLLKAYFSPVDISRLGLFLVYTLPPSGNVTEGSEIYDGDLSLDLLAQSCGPANLIWKRNQMLHVLCEILSSDSLLTTDQRNTVLDSLGSDWFLLFLQPHLHPSTLKLGLILLTHFLLSPSQQSSFRDGVLPGSLIESMEEPFAVMDNLRAHSWSYECRSTTCPGFDVLRGLLIRHTHLPQVYEALAALLLGKTISHTTEAKVHLDDMLQSFIDGQTDSPAQQLCVEAATILLDLVKVVITQPVSPTKHVSDSDVSWDVQLPASVMQFLCLLHNLRPRDPLWASPTFLHALAGVVYPRDVSKCIGEPCIKSEGVDKSHPSRKPVLDFMRILLMDSLLNVSANSNTHPFILLLEFSPDGASLEQKQSFQTELLELVMNIIHMLNYEDDSCTHLISQDSKDQTPEGQMVTLMENVVLFSENVLHKLYGGTFLGDSESLLNFFADQIVVALEKGQSQKEKTLSSLYSCTNKVLLYFLSQPRHSQEEKEAVIRALQTFMKRWDVAMATYNANVNFITCLLHCLLLIRSGSYPEGFGCVTKQTSPGLLPAKTRHSSFLANGADITTEERQLVSLAEACWSKVLLERQHMLEENCKMEISVCHKAEAGPASMTSVSPLWEEMAHKAWLLHTDCQKRKVASSSQKKFDMISSVLRAALGKPDQHSVTVEEFLSYMESHRQRGHSMFENMQTNNLQLRASEWESVSAMWLRVEAELLRERAVFGPGPGVVLSRDWVQDAAEGPNRTRSRIRRKALRRSKRVLGTMCLGLRSGIPEENKNKTDDETEPKILCEVGAEAKEDEDDEGQSCDRLTFFPILNETPAVAEGLPESSAPEPCSHTQDCPDIRVILQELHPGEEVKAKMCVVMVSGLRVTEGLLLFGKESLLFCEGFTLGPNGDVCCRKHHPSSVRDSFISTMLSKELPPARCRRSLYEDIKEARFMRFLLEDNAMEIFMKNGHSTFLVFLNKDHVSAYKRLTTVVPALKGRGVAEVIANAKKTPVVEKTALVKWQKGEISNFEYLMHLNTIAGRTYNDLMQYPVFPWVLADYQSETLDLSSPATFRDLSKPMGAQTEKRKQMFIQRYEEVENEGEDLSARCHYCTHYSSAIIVASFLVRMEPFSHTFQTLQGGFDIPERMFYSIKKEWESASKDNMGDVRELIPEFFYLPDFLLNSNHIQLGRMEDGTALGDVELPPWAKGDPQEFIRVHREALESEYVNSHIHLWIDLIFGFRQQGPAAVESVNTFHPYFYAQSSRQHAKDPVIKSTILGYVSNFGQVPKQLFTKPHPPRSGSKKEGSPPSHPTPFFFRLDKLKSTAQPFRELQRGPVGQILCLEKEVLVLERNRLLLSPQMGCFFSWGFPDNSCAFGNYAKEKIFAVCESLCDWGETLCAACPNPTTIVTAGSSTVVCVWDVAVTKDKLTHMKLRQPLYGHTDAVTCLAVSEVHSVMVSGSRDLTCILWDLEELSYITQLVGHTTSVSALTINEVTGDIVSCSGPLLYLWTMKGQLVACTDTSCGPQADILCVRFTQWHVWDNRNVVVTGCADGIIRIWRTEYTKTQLPGPPEEPVSPGQDQAERDVSSSCRVKSWERRLVLCQELNRNQYVSQRRAKNNPAITALAMSRTHATLLAGDAWGRVFTWVCE, from the exons aaggaaaacatagCAATAGAAGAGACCTTTCAGGAGCCACTAACACAG GTTCTGCTTCAGCTCTGTAGGCATCCAAACAATGCGGAGGGACTGGTAGAGACTCAGGAGCTGCAGTGTCTTATCATTGGCCTCACATCACTATGGGATCAGTCCAGTGCTTCCTGGAGGCACCAGGCCTCCCGCGTCCTCAAAGCGGTCTCTGCTGTAGCGACAAGCAACACTGTCCCGAGCTTGCTAG GCAAGAACTGTGTGCGGCTCTGCATCCAGAACTTACTGCACATCAGTACTGATGTCTCAGGACCACTGCTAGCTGAGGTGGCCGTGGCTGTGTTTAGCTTCATCAGAGACACGTACCACCTCAATCCAACCCTCTTCGCCGAATTTGACGCCAACAACGGCTACAAGGCCCTTGAGAACATCCTCAAACG CTGCGAAGAAGGTGTGTCCTTGGATGAGTTTCAACCTGTGGAGGAGTTGCTCGCTCTCATTGCCTCTTTCACTCTGCTTGGGAAAACTGAGCTGAAAGTGGCTCTTTGTATCACTAACCCTCAGCCTCCAGGCTTCAAGTTTGACCCGGCGCTCACCAAAG GTTTAGCTGTAAAGAACCTGCCCGCGTTCCACCTGCTGCAGGCTTCTTTGCTGCGTTCTCAGGATTCTCTGTTCTGCTGTCAGCTTCTTCGAACACTACAAACAATATGGGAGAGGGACCCGGCCAATTTCTTCCTCTTGGAGTGGTCTGTCCAGTCGATGGCTCAGCTAGCTCCCTGCGTGTGGCGGAAACCGGTGCCTGCTCAGAAAATATTCTTTTCTCTGCTTGAGATG GTGGTATTTAAGTTGAACTACATCCCCCATGAGACCTTGCGGGCCCTGCTGAGTGTGTTGAAGCAAAGCTGGGCTGGGACAGTGGCTGTTGGAATGGCAGGGATAGAATTTGGAGTGGTGGCGCTCACATGTTTCCACAG AATGACTGTGCACAGTGGTATGCTAGCTGACGTGCTAAGCGACTGGGGTCTGCTGGAGCTTCTGCTTGGGGAACTGCGCAGGAGAGCTAAGATTCTTAGGAAGGCAGGAGTTGTGTCTTCCTCTAAAATAA ATTCTCAGCAGGTGACAAGTGTGGAGGACAGTGACAAGCTGCTCACTACCTGTATGCTTCAAGTTGTGTCAACTCTTACTTTGCGttcaatcaaaaacacag TTTCAGTGCGAGATCTTGGTATGGTTCCTTATATAAAGATCTTCTTGGATGAGGATCAGTATCGAGGTCCGGCTCTGAGCATTTTGGAGCAGCTAGCAGAAATTAACCCTGAAGAATTCATGAGCACAGCTATTGGAGCGCTCTGCTCCTCCACGCAGCAAGAGCTTGGGTTGAAGCTGGACCTTTTGCAG TCTGTGCTGAGGGTGCTGGAGAGCCCCAACAGTTGGGACGCCTTCAGAAGGGCGGGGGGCTTCACCGGACTGCTCTCCCTGGTGATTGACATGGAAGGAGCTCTGTCTGACCACCCAAAGGGACAAGTTTGGACGTTCTTGGGGCATCAACCACTGctggacctcctcctcctcactctgcaCATCCTGGCCTTGGCGGTGCATCTTCACACAGTAAATGCACATCATTTTGAGACTGGTGGCTTCTATGAAAGGCTGGCCGAGGCTCTGCTCCACCTGGGCTGCTTCCACACTGTGAGCCTTGATAGAGAAATGTGGGATGGAGAGTGCTTTGGACCCAAGAGTCTGCAGGACAGTCCTTCCGGAAAGAGCTTCCACCAGTTTGTTGAGTTAGCAGAAGCTCCCAAAGCTCCCCCTGCTCCCACCTCCACACAATGTCCTGTTTTGCCCGTCACACTTCGGACGTGCTTAAGGCTGCTCTCCTATCTCGACCAGTTCGCCACAGGGACCTTCTCCTCTCAGGAGTTAAACATGGGACTGGAGCCTGAGGAACGGTGTGATGGAGATAAAGATAAACTAAATAGACCAGCGGGGTATGAAGGAGTGCATTCAggatctcctcttctccactcGGGTTCAGGCCCACCTTCCATGGAGGACAAACTAGGAAACTCCAGAAATAGAGGACTCAGTAGCTCCACATTCTGCTCAGAGTTTCAGTACAG ATTCACCTTTGATCCGATTATTCTTCATCCAGGAGCGATCCGAGTGATGATGACTCTCCTTCCATCCGTCTTTACTCCAGAGGACCCTCAG CTGTCTATGGAGGTCCAGTTCTCACTggcacaccacatccagggtttGGTGAAATCTGAGCGAAACCGCCAGATCATGTGCGAAGGGCGGCTGGTCTCTACACTACTGGCTCAATGTCAGAGCATACTGCTGTCACCAAATCACCCGCTACATCTACCGGTTACACGAATCTTGGAGAAGCTCTCTTCTCAAGCCATCACACATTTAGACTTCAG AAAGTTCCTTTGTTTAGGGGATCCTCTCATGTGCTTGTTAGATAAAACAGTCAAGCAGCTCGAATGCGACCCACAAGTCAAAGCACCTTTTTCAAATg GTCAGagtacacacacagatgccGGATCTTCACAGAGGACACTGAAACGCACCTTCAGCTTGTTACGGTCCACAGCCTCTCTCGGTTCTGCCATCCCTGTCCACCAGATCATCAGTCTGGTCTCCATGACGTCGCCACGCACCTTCAGACCACACAGGCTCTCCTCCTCGCCTGCATTTGTAGAGTTTGACATGAGTGAGAGTGGATATGG CTGTCTTTtcctgccctctctggccacAGTAAAAGGAGTCGCTGCTGATTCCATCTCCACAGGTGGAATCGGAGGAG ACTGCAGAGGTTTTCCACCTGCAGCTGGTCTCTCGTTTTCCTGCTGGTTCCAGATCAACAGATTCAGTTCAGCCTGTGATTCCCACCCAATCCGTCTACTGTCCGTGGTCCGCCACATGTCCCGGACTGAACAACAGTACATTTGTCTGTCAATCTCCTTCTCGGCCTACGACGGATGTCTGGTTATCTCCACTGAGGAGGAAGCATTTACATATCTGG ATATGATGGAGCCAGAAGTTTGCACTCCCACTTCTTTGACTGCATCGCTGAGGTTCCGGTGCTCCAGCATTCTGGTCCCTGGCCAATGGCACCACCTGGTTGTAGTCATGGCCAAAGATGTGAAGAAGAGCTGTCTGACCTCGGCCTACTTCAACGGCAAGGCAGTGGGGACAGGAAAG ATGAAGTATATTCAGCCGTTCCCTGGTCAGTATGTATCCATGGACCCCACGGCGGTGATTGATGTGTATGGGCTGATAGGGACACCTGCTCCCTGGAAGGAGCATGCTGCTCTAGTGTGGCGAGTGGGTCCTTCTTACCTTTTTGAAGAGGCTTTGAGCCCTGAGGCTGTGGGTGTTATGTACACCCAGGGCACCACGTACCTGGGAAACTTTCTGGCTCTGCACAACACAG ACACCGAGTCTGTCCCTCTCAGGCTGGTTCCTGAGGAGAGGATCTCGTTTGGCATCAACCCAGCAATTTCTACATTAACAACTGTTGCACAAATCAGAGAAGATTACAATGAAGTTGATTGCAGACTGATTGCCAAAGAG ATGGGGATAGCGTCTCGGGATCACTCCACCCCTGTATTCCTTGCACGAAACATCAGCCAGCACCTGAGTGGTACCGCCCGCACCATAGGAGCAGCGCTGGTTGGACGTTTTg GTGTGCGTACATTCAACCCCAGCTCTGCATCCAATGGCTTTCTGTTTGTCGGTGGGCCTGCCGTTGTTCTCAGTCTAGTTGCAATGGCGCCGGACGATGGCTCTTTGTATGCGGCTGTGAAAGTTCTTCTTTCAGTGCTCGAGACCAACCCTGCCATGCAGCAAGAAATGAACCGCATCAATGGATACAAG CTTCTAGCTTTCCTGCTCAAGATGAAGAGCAGCCTGGTGAGCCACCGAACCTTTCAGCTGCTACAGTGTCTCTGGAGCTCAGTGGAGCTGAGCTCTGGAGCTGGTTGTCTACAGAACACGTCTGCTTTTCAAGCTCTGCTTTGTGACCTGGAG gtGTGGCAGAACACATCAGACCATCTGGACCTTTCGGTTCTCAACTACTTTGCTGAAATCCTGAAATCCTCCAA TGACAGCAGTGATGCAACGGCCATGCACAGAATGGGCCTGCTACCGAAGCTGCTATTTGAATTTTCTGATCTGACTGTGACCTTTGAGAAAGTTAAGATTATTTCTTGCATCGTCACATCCCTACTTAAGGCTTACTTCAGCCCGGTGGACATAAGCAG ACTTGGACTCTTCCTGGTCTACACACTCCCTCCATCTGGTAACGTGACTGAAGGCAGTGAGATATATGACGGTGATCTTTCGCTGGATTTGTTAG CTCAGAGTTGTGGTCCAGCCAACCTCATCTGGAAACGCAATCAGATGCTACATGTGCTTTGTGAAATCCTCAGCTCAGACAGCCTTCTAACCACAGA CCAGCGAAATACGGTGCTGGATTCCCTGGGCAGTGACTGGTTCCTGCTCTTCCTTCAGCCTCACCTTCACCCTTCCACCTTAAAACTGGGTCTCATCCTGCTCACGCATTTCTTATTGAGTCCCAGTCAGCAGAGCAGCTTCAGAGATGGGGTGCTCCCAGGATCGCTAATAGAGAGCATGGAGGAACCGTTCGCTGTCATGG aCAACCTTCGAGCTCATTCTTGGTCTTACGAGTGCCGCAGCACCACCTGTCCAGGCTTTGATGTCCTGCGAGGGCTGCTGATCAGACACACCCACCTGCCTCAGGTGTATGAAGCTctggctgctctgctgctgggGAAGACAATCAGTCACACAACAGAGGCAAAG GTGCATCTGGATGATATGCTTCAGTCATTCATCGACGGCCAAACAGATTCTCCTGCTCAGCAGCTCTGTGTAGAAGCTGCCACGATACTGCTGGACTTGGTCAAAGTTGTCATCACGCAG CCTGTTTCTCCAACTAAGCACGTGTCAGACTCTGACGTGTCATGGGACGTGCAGCTCCCAGCAAGTGTGATGCAGTTCCTTTGTCTCCTCCATAACCTCCGCCCAAGAGATCCACTGTGGGCATCACCCACGTTCCTACATGCACTCGCTGGTGTTGTGTACCCTCGGGACGTTTCAAAG TGCATCGGGGAGCCTTGCATAAAAAGCGAAGGTGTGGACAAGAGTCATCCAAGCAGGAAGCCGGTGTTGGACTTCATGCGTATTCTCCTAATGGACAGTCTTCTTAATGTGTCTGCTAACTCCAACACGCATCCTTTTATTCTGCTGCTGGAG TTTTCCCCTGATGGTGCATCACTGGAGCAGAAGCAGAGTTTCCAGACAGAGCTGCTGGAGTTGGTTATGAACATCATCCACATGCTCAACTATGAAGACGACAGCTGCACCCATCTCATCTCACAAG ACTCAAAGGATCAAACGCCTGAAGGACAGATGGTGACGTTGATGGAGAATGTGGTGCTTTTCAGTGAAAATGTGCTGCACAAACTGTACGGTGGAACGTTCCTGGGAGACTCTGAGAGTTTGCTCAATTTCTTCGCAGATCAGATTGTGGTG GCTCTGGAGAAAGGACAAAGTCAGAAAGAGAAGACGTTGTCTTCCCTGTACTCCTGCACCAACAAAGTCCTGCTTTATTTCTTGTCTCAACCGCGACATTcccaagaagaaaaagaagcggTCATTAGGGCATTACAAACCTTCATGAAACGATGGGacgttgccatggcaacttaCAATGCAAATGTGAACTTCATTACTTGCCTCCTGCACTGTCTGTTACTGATACGGTCTGGCAG ctaCCCTGAAGGTTTTGGATGTGTGACCAAGCAAACGTCGCCCGGTCTGCTGCCTGCCAAAACCAGACATTCATCATTTCTCGCCAATGGAGCGGACATCACGACAG AGGAAAGACAGCTTGTGTCCCTAGCAGAGGCCTGCTGGTCAAAGGTCCTGCTAGAGAGACAGCATATGCTTGAAGAAAACTGTAAGATGGAGATCTCAGTGTGCCACAAAGCTGAGGCGGGGCCTGCTAGCATGACTAGCGTCAGTCCTCTATGGGAGGAGATGGCGCACAAAGCCTGGCTGCTACACACAG ACTGTCAGAAGAGGAAGGTGGCCAGCAGCTCTCAGAAGAAGTTTGATATGATCAGCAGCGTTCTTCGTGCAGCTTTGGGCAAACCAGACCAACACTCGGTAACCGTGGAG GAGTTTCTGTCCTACATGGAGTCACATCGACAGAGGGGCCACAGCATGTTTGAGAACATGCAGACAAACAATTTACAG TTACGAGCTAGCGAGTGGGAAAGTGTGAGCGCCATGTGGCTGCGTGTGGAGGCCGAGCTGCTGAGGGAGAGAGCTGTGTTCGGCCCCGGCCCAGGGGTGGTGTTGAGCCGAGACTGGGTGCAAGACGCCGCAGAAGGACCCAACCGCACCAGATCACGCATCCGCAGAAAGGCTCTGAGACGATCCAAACGG GTGCTAGGTACAATGTGTCTCGGTTTAAGGTCTGGTAttcctgaagaaaacaaaaataaaacggaTGATGAAACGG AGCCCAAGATCTTGTGTGAAGTTGGCGCAGAGGCTAAGGAAGATGAAGACGATGAAGGGCAGTCTTGTGACCGTCTGACTTTCTTCCCGATTCTGAATGAGACGCCTGCTGTCGCTGAGGGTCTTCCCGAATCCTCCGCCCCTGAACCCTGCTCCCACACACAAGACTGCCCCGACATACGCGTCATCCTGCAGGAGCTGCACCCTGGAGAGGAG GTAAAGGCCAAGATGTGTGTAGTGATGGTGAGCGGCCTCAGAGTCACAGAGGGTTTGCTGCTGTTTGGGAAGGAGAGCCTGCTGTTCTGCGAAGGATTCACTCTCGGTCCTAACGGTGATGTTTGCTGCAGGAAACACCATCCCAGCAG TGTGAGAGATTCCTTTATTTCCACCATGCTGAGTAAAGAGCTGCCACCCGCCAGATGCAGACGCTCTCTCTACGAGGATATCAAGGAGGCTCGGTTCATGCGTTTCCTTTTAGAG GACAATGCCATGGAGATTTTCATGAAAAATGGACACTCAACCTTCCTGGTATTTCTGAACAAAGATCATGTCTCTGCATATAAAAG gTTGACCACTGTCGTGCCAGCATTAAAAGGCAGAGGGGTTGCTGAGGTCATCGCTAATGCAAA AAAGACTCCTGTGGTTGAAAAGACAGCCCTTGTTAAATGGCAG AAAGGGGAGATAAGTAACTTCGAGTACCTGATGCATTTGAACACCATCGCTGGGAGGACGTACAATGACTTGATGCAGTATCCAGTTTTCCCCTGGGTCTTGGCTGACTATCAGTCAGAG ACGCTTGACCTGTCCAGTCCTGCGACTTTCCGTGATTTGTCCAAGCCGATGGGAGCTCAGACGGAGAAGAGGAAACAGATGTTCATCCAAAGATATGAAGAAGTGGAGAATGAGGGCGAAG ACCTGTCAGCCCGATGCCACTACTGTACACACTACTCCTCAGCCATCATTGTGGCCTCCTTCCTGGTCAGGATGGAGCCATTTTCACACACCTTCCAGACACTGCAG GGAGGGTTTGATATCCCAGAGAGGATGTTCTACAGCATAAAGAAGGAGTGGGAGTCTGCTTCCAAAGACAACATGGGAGACGTCAGAGAGCTGATCCCAGAGTTCTTCTATCTGCCCGACTTCCTGCTCAACTCCAACCACATCCAGCTGG GACGTATGGAGGATGGTACTGCTCTGGGAGATGTCGAGCTGCCTCCGTGGGCGAAAGGTGACCCCCAGGAGTTCATTAGAGTCCATCGAGAG GCCCTGGAAAGCGAATACGTGAACTCCCACATCCACCTGTGGATCGACCTTATTTTTGGATTCCGACAACAAGGTCCGGCTGCCGTGGAAAGTGTGAACACGTTCCACCCTTACTTCTACGCCCAGAGTAGCCGACAGCATGCTAAGGACCCTGTCATCAAGAGCACGATCTTGGGATATGTCAGCAACTTTGGGCAGGTTCCCAAACAG CTCTTCACCAAGCCCCATCCGCCTCGCAGTGGCTCTAAGAAAGAAGGGTCACCGCCATCCCACCCGactccattttttttcagactggATAAACTGAAGTCTACTGCACAGCCATTCAGAG agctgcagagaggccCGGTCGGTCAGATTCTGTGCCTGGAGAAagaggtcctggtcctggagaGAAACCGGCTCCTCCTGTCCCCTCAGATGGGCTGCTTCTTCAGCTGGGGATTCCCGGACAACAGCTGTGCCTTTGGGAACTATGCCAAAGAAAAG ATCTTTGCAGTGTGTGAGAGTTTGTGCGACTGGGGCGAGACGTTGTGCGCCGCCTGCCCCAACCCTACGACCATCGTCACCGCAGGGAGCAGcactgtggtttgtgtgtgggaCGTCGCAGTCACCAAGGACAAACTCACCCACATGAAACTCAGACAG CCGTTGTACGGTCACACAGACGCAGTGACGTGCCTGGCTGTGTCTGAGGTCCACAGCGTAATGGTGAGTGGCTCCCGTGACCTCACCTGCATCCTGTGGGACTTGGAGGAGTTGAGTTACATCACCCAGTTAGTGGGACACACAACCAGCGTCTCTGCACTGACTATCAACGAAGTGACT GGAGACATTGTGTCATGTTCGGGACCTCTGCTGTACCTGTGGACCATGAAGGGCCAGCTGGTGGCCTGCACTGACACTTCCTGCGGCCCTCAGGCTGACATCCTGTGTGTTCGCTTCACACAGTGGCACGTGTGGGACAACAGGAACGTTGTTGTCACGGGCTGCGCGGACGGCATCATACgg ATATGGAGGACAGAGTACACCAAAACACAATTACCTGGCCCTCCAGAAGAGCCCGTGTCCCCAGGGCAAGACCAAGCAGAGAGAGACG TGAGCAGCTCATGTCGGGTTAAAAGCTGGGAGAGACGTCTGGTGTTATGTCAAGAGCTGAACAGAAACCAGTATGTGTCACAACGCCGCGCCAAAAATAATCCAGCCATCACAGCACTGGCCATGTCCAG GACTCATGCCACTCTTTTGGCAGGAGATGCC